The Paralichthys olivaceus isolate ysfri-2021 chromosome 9, ASM2471397v2, whole genome shotgun sequence genome contains a region encoding:
- the grxcr1a gene encoding glutaredoxin domain-containing cysteine-rich protein 1, with the protein MEGTMLTEGQEKPQKRVRFRVASGNSGRVLKEMFKDEGPSDSLESDCTSSSDADRASTPSTSGDSQGHLYGYMGSELDDSESEPDDLLMYAGATKDWSFTTKRVNILSKNGTVRGVKHKVSAGQTLFENLPNCSSLEMLLEFGRIVIYTTSFRVVRTTFERCELVRKIFQNHRVRFVEKNIALNSEYGKELEERCKRVGEPPSLPVVFIDGHYLGGAEKILGMNESGELQDLLTKIERVQHPQTCQTCGGYAFIPCPTCHGSKMSIFRNCFTDSFKALKCTSCNENGLQPCVSCSR; encoded by the exons ATGGAGGGGACAATGCTGACGGAGGGGCAGGAGAAGCCACAGAAGCGGGTGAGGTTCCGAGTGGCTTCTGGGAACAGCGGACGGGTGCTGAAGGAGATGTTCAAGGATGAGGGGCCTTCGGACTCCCTGGAGTCAGACTGCACCAGCAGCTCTGACGCTGACAGAGCCAGTACCCCATCCACAAGTGGAGACTCACAGGGACACCTGTATGGATACATGGGCTCGGAGCTGGACGACAGCGAGAGCGAGCCCGATGACCTGCTCATGTATGCGGGGGCCACCAAGGACTGGTCATTCACCACCAAGAGGGTCAACATACTCAGTAAAAATGGGACTGTGAGGGGGGTCAAGCACAAAGTCAGCGCAGGTCAGACGCTGTTTGAAAACCTTCCCAATTGCAGCAGT TTGGAGATGTTGCTTGAGTTTGGGCGGATTGTCATCTACACGACCAGTTTCCGTGTGGTGAGGACGACCTTCGAGCGCTGCGAGCTGGTCAGAAAGATTTTCCAGAACCACAGGGTAAGGTTTGTGGAGAAGAACATCGCTCTGAACAGCGAGTATGGGAAGGAGTTGGAGGAGCGGTGCAAACGTGTGGGAGAACCTCCTTCATTACCGGTTGTGTTCATTGATGGACACTACCTAGGG GGTGCTGAGAAAATCCTCGGTATGAATGAATCAGGAGAGCTTCAAGATCTTCTGACCAAAATCGAG AGGGTACAGCATCCCCAGACGTGCCAGACCTGTGGGGGCTATGCCTTCATCCCATGCCCAACGTGCCATGGCAGCAAGATGTCCATATTTCGCAACTGCTTCACGGATTCCTTCAAAGCCCTCAAGTGCACTTCCTGCAACGAGAACGGTCTGCAGCCGTGTGTGAGCTGCAGCCGGTGA
- the LOC109626798 gene encoding zinc finger protein 518B, with product MTSSYPVLDMKPVSYQSLPSSVSGGHQDLALDRVLSAPKVMYCEKCGFASMDVAVFKKHMVEHMTTRFYCFYCNDVSFSEAELKVHLKQHTSKYPFTCPHCGQGYMRRLCLVKHIERLHSKSISQGPAKPGMTLISPVPVSSALSSVSSADPSPPRPTVKVTVPALSAPVIRLDRDEQRGKTLDTIISNAANGNTELLSPLNGLIQHNRALTVSLPEEVTIPAGCLVELVEVKTVNGTKELKLRLVSQQENESVIKDTRTTVCQSTTLGKPLTSTLNHQSPTMKTASMGMCTVNRKQCETKTVNVERPAVVPVSISKNLLNQSSKEKSGFKRKSQEIINLECNTVIPNKIPKTILSPVREGNSGMRVAQREPLNAASPTVILPRLTNRLTSTLHPDSKATSVSQRAAEERMNLIPEPSKSIPAQRASDTKSLPRNGSVAVKLEPGEIHLRNNTATKIKKEGVGLNQQHVTSGSVPLPAASKVKPPAILSCKDNVVPNQSFPAHRTLTERSQVKTSVLSNHTKSKISAWTQEVRSRERAGEGEVPEPESFPIISSVFSLSQQPGEVQGSIQPLVMALRGIVMDKSNSSGSSHPQGRIKIINGSEQVREAPTLGFRAQVDVKDGPVILDPLPTERCIDSVKVEGHKGVQHPPALTNLHIEVKEEKNIPTPTDTLTSKSVTDQGSVSEIPTYVDASVGTKTLQQVDKTEHDISKFLTVSLRRVQVGVWKKNRKGLKLRISKYKTHLPVSSVADCAVIYPMPLKEDQLVKRPGPNQPVVVLNHPKPRAPVQGLRADTIANTGASEVVPKCQILKMRLSKVVGQKYEVMGCTVRVFP from the coding sequence ATGACCAGCTCATACCCGGTGCTCGACATGAAGCCCGTCAGCTATCAGAGCTTGCCGTCATCAGTGAGCGGGGGACACCAGGATCTGGCCCTGGATCGCGTGTTGAGCGCCCCCAAGGTGATGTATTGCGAGAAGTGCGGGTTCGCCTCCATGGACGTCGCCGTGTTCAAGAAGCACATGGTCGAGCACATGACAACAAGGTTTTACTGCTTCTACTGCAACGACGTCTCCTTCAGCGAGGCAGAGTTAAAAGTGCACCTGAAGCAGCACACGTCAAAGTATCCGTTCACGTGTCCTCACTGCGGACAGGGCTACATGCGGAGGCTGTGTCTTGTGAAGCACATTGAGCGTCTTCACAGTAAAAGCATCAGTCAAGGACCAGCAAAGCCCGGCATGACTTTAATTTCTCCCGTGCCTGTCTCCAGTGCCTTATCAAGCGTGTCCTCTGCTGATCCATCACCACCTAGGCCAACTGTTAAGGTGACAGTACCTGCCCTGAGTGCACCTGTTATCAGACTGGATAGAGATGAACAGAGAGGGAAAACACTGGACACTATTATATCGAATGCCGCTAATGGAAATACAGAACTTTTGTCTCCTTTGAATGGACTCATACAGCACAACAGGGCTCTAACTGTTTCTCTTCCGGAGGAGGTAACAATCCCTGCAGGCTGCTTGGTCGAACTTGTTGAGGTAAAAACTGTTAATGGGACAAAAGAGCTAAAACTGAGGCTCGTCTCTCAACAAGAAAACGAGTCTGTGATCAAAGATACAAGAACCACAGTTTGTCAGAGCACCACACTGGGAAAGCCTTTAACATCCACATTGAATCATCAGTCTCCCACAATGAAGACGGCAAGCATGGGGATGTGCacagtaaacaggaagcagtgtGAAACAAAGACGGTGAATGTGGAGCGTCCTGCTGTTGTCCCTGTCAGTATTTCCAAAAACCTCCTGAATCAATCGAGCAAAGAAAAGAGTGGATTCAAAAGAAAGTCACAAGAAATAATCAACCTGGAGTGTAACACAGTCATTCCAAATAAGATTCCCAAAACTATCCTCAGTCCTGTTAGAGAAGGGAATAGTGGGATGAGAGTTGCACAAAGAGAACCTCTAAATGCAGCTTCTCCCACGGTTATCTTGCCACGGCTTACCAACAGGTTGACTAGCACCCTGCATCCAGACAGCAAGGCGACAAGTGTTTCCcagagagcagcggaggagaggaTGAATTTAATTCCAGAGCCTTCTAAGAGCATCCCAGCCCAGAGAGCAAGTGACACTAAAAGCCTCCCTCGAAATGGGTCGGTGGCTGTGAAGCTGGAACCAGGAGAGATCCACCTCAGGAACAACACTGCCACGAAGATAAAGAAAGAgggggtgggcttgaaccagcAACATGTGACATCGGGGAGCGTTCCTTTGCCCGCAGCGTCCAAAGTGAAACCTCCAGCAATTTTATCATGTAAGGATAATGTTGTCCCAAATCAGTCTTTTCCAGCACACAGGACTCTAACTGAGCGCTCACAGGTCAAAACCTCTGTGCTTTCTAATCATACAAAGTCTAAGATCTCAGCTTGGACCCAGGAAGTGAGATCCCgtgagagagcaggagaaggagaagtgCCAGAACCTGAGAGCTTTCCAAtaatttcctctgtgttttcgtTAAGTCAACAACCAGGGGAGGTACAGGGCTCCATTCAGCCGCTGGTGATGGCTCTGCGTGGCATTGTGATGGATAAAAGCAACAGTTCTGGCAGTTCACATCCTCAAGGTCGCATCAAGATAATAAACGGATCAGAGCAGGTGAGGGAAGCGCCGACGTTGGGGTTCCGTGCTCAGGTGGATGTAAAGGATGGACCTGTCATCCTTGACCCTTTACCTACGGAGCGGTGTATTGACTCTGTGAAAGTAGAGGGGCATAAAGGCGTTCAGCATCCCCCGGCACTGACCAACCTCCACATTGAAGTCAAGGAGGAAAAGAATATTCCTACTCCTACAGACACGCTTACTTCAAAATCCGTGACGGATCAGGGATCTGTTTCTGAAATTCCAACATATGTAGACGCATCCGTGGGTACAAAAACTCTGCAGCAGGTGGACAAGACCGAGCATGACATCTCGAAGttcctcactgtctctctgagGAGGGTACAAGTAGGAGTgtggaagaaaaacaggaaaggaCTGAAACTAAGAATATCCAAATATAAGACTCATCTACCTGTAAGCAGTGTTGCTGACTGTGCAGTTATTTACCCGATGCCGCTGAAGGAGGACCAACTGGTGAAGAGACCGGGCCCCAACCAGCCCGTGGTGGTGCTCAACCACCCGAAGCCCCGGGCCCCCGTTCAGGGACTGAGGGCGGACACTATCGCCAACACAGGAGCTTCTGAGGTGGTTCCGAAATGCCAAATCTTAAAAATGAGGCTGAGCAAAGTGGTGGGGCAGAAATACGAGGTGATGGGGTGCACTGTCCGAGTCTTTCCATGA
- the gsr gene encoding glutathione reductase, mitochondrial isoform X3: protein MWNAAVHAEYLHDHSDYGFDVGNVRFSWETLKTKRDAYVSHLNRIYRNNLDKAKIQTILGHARFTDDPEPTVEVNGKKYTAPHILIATGGQPSVMSDAEVPGASLGITSDGFFELETLPKRSVIVGAGYIAVEMAGILSTLGSKTSLVIRQTGVLRNFDSLISSNCTKELQNSGIDLWKNTQVKSVSKTDRGLEVTLVTKDPEKKNDEEKISTIQEVDCLLWAIGRQPNTSGLNISGTGADTDERGHIIVDEFQNTSRPGIYAVGDVCGKALLTPVAIAAGRKLAHRLFEGKKDSKLDYSTIPTVVFSHPPIGTVGLTEDEAIKSWGKESVKIYKTSFNPMYHALTSRKSQCIMKLVCVGKEEKVVGLHMQGLGCDEMLQGFAVAIKMGATKADFDKTIAIHPTSSEEFVTMR from the exons ATGTGGAATGCAGCGGTTCACGCCGAGTATCTCCACGACCACAGTGATTACGGCTTCGACGTTGGAAATGTTCGTTTCAGTTGGGA AACTCTTAAAACCAAAAGAGACGCTTATGTCAGTCACCTAAATCGCATTTATCGCAACAATCTCGACAAG GCTAAAATCCAAACTATTCTAGGTCACGCCAGGTTCACTGATGATCCTGAGCCGACTGTGGAGGTCAATGGAAAAAAGTACACAGCGCCGCACATCCTTATCGCCACTGGAGGGCAGCCTTCTGTTATGAGTGATGCTGAAGTTCCAG GGGCCAGTCTTGGCATCACCAGTGATGGCTTTTTTGAACTTGAAACTCTGCCAAA GCGCAGTGTGATTGTGGGCGCTGGTTATATCGCAGTGGAGATGGCGGGCATCCTTTCCACCCTGGGCTCCAAAACATCCCTCGTAATTCGACAAACAGGA GTTTTGAGGAACTTTGACAGCCTCATAAGCTCAAACTGCACCAAAGAGCTGCAGAACTCGGGGATAGATCTGTGGAAGAACACGCAGGTGAAGTCTGTGAGTAAAACGGATCGAGGTCTGGAGGTGACGCTCGTCACCAAAGACCCCGAGAAGAAGAATGACGAGGAGAAGATCAGTACCATCCAGGAGGTGGACTGTCTTCTCTGGGCCATCGGCAGGCAGCCAAACACGTCGGGACTGAACATCAGCGGGACG ggtGCGGACACAGACGAACGAGGCCACATCATTGTGGATGAGTTTCAGAACACCAGTCGACCCGGGATCTACGCTGTCGGAGACGTTTGTGGGAAAGCTCTGCTCACACCTG TTGCCATTGCTGCAGGCAGAAAGCTGGCACACAGACTGTTTGAGGGCAAGAAGGACTCCAAGCTGGACTACTCCACTATTCCCACAGTGGTGTTCAGCCACCCACCCATCGGCACCGTGGGCCTCACAGAAG ACGAGGCCATTAAATCTTGGGGGAAGGAGAGTGTGAAGATTTACAAGACTTCTTTCAATCCGATGTATCACGCCCTCACGAGCAGGAAGAGTCAGTGCATCATGAAGCTGGTGTGTGTCGGCAAAGAGGAGAAG GTGGTGGGTCTGCACATGCAGGGCCTGGGCTGTGATGAGATGCTGCAGGGCTTCGCTGTGGCCATCAAAATGGGTGCTACCAAAGCAGACTTTGACAAGACTATTGCGATTCACCCCACCTCGTCTGAGGAATTTGTCACGATGCgttaa
- the slc30a9 gene encoding proton-coupled zinc antiporter SLC30A9, mitochondrial, with product MILSLAHRPWPVFCRVSLQHRASQPPRSPGFPLLCSGWQSRSIHNLWFSLPDCRVASLGLGKVQYYSSSGDSKDGPPKPPLSDAPSTEKTSPGAAKGPLPTLAFTPQGLTKAETIQVKVRAVLKKREYGAKYTQNNFITAVRAMNEFCLKPSDVEQLRKIRRRSPHDDTEAFTVFLRSDVEAKALDVWGSQEALAREKNVRKEVEREFQENIFRNQQLLKEYKDFWGNTKPRSGKRTTFLQGPGKVVMVAICINGLNFFFKLLAWVYTGSASMFSEAIHSLADTCNQGLLALGISQSVRNPDAVHPYGFSNMRYIASLISGVGIFMMGAGLSWYHGIMGLLHPEPIESLLWAYCILAGSLVSEGATLLVAINEIKKSALHHGLSFYEYVMQSRDPSTNVVLLEDAAAVIGVIMAASCMGLTSLTGNPYYDSLGSLCVGTLLGAVSAFLIYTNTEALLGRSIQAERVQRLTEFLENDPAVRAIHDVKATDMGLSKVRFKAEVDFDGRVVTRSYLEKQDIDQILHDIQQVKTPEELENFMLKHGENIIDTLGAEVDRLEKELKQRNPDVRHVDLEIL from the exons ATGATCCTCAGCCTGGCCCACAGACCGTGGCCTGTCTTCTGCAGAGTGTCCCTGCAGCACCGGGCGTCCCAGCCCCCGCGGAGCCCCGGGTTCCCCCTGCTGTGCTCCG GTTGGCAGAGCAGAAGCATACACAACCTGTGGTTCAGCCTGCCAGACTGCAGAGTTGCGTCTTTAGGACTGGGGAAGGTGCAGTACTACTCTTCATCTGGTGACAGTAAAGACGGTCCTCCAAAACCACCATTGAGTGATGCTCCATCAACCGAGAAGACCTCTCCTGGTGCTGCAAAAGGCCCCCTGCCTACATTAG CTTTCACACCTCAGGGCCTGACTAAAGCTGAGACCATTCAAGTGAAAG TTCGGGCAGTGCTGAAAAAAAGGGAATATGGAGCCAAGTACACTCAGAACAATTTCATCACAGCAGTCAGAGCCATGAATGAGTTCTGCCTCAAACCAAG TGATGTGGAGCAACTTCGGAAGATCAGGAGACGCAGCCCCCACGACGACACAGAGGCTTTCACTGTGTTCCTGCGGTCAGATGTCGAGGCCAA AGCACTGGACGTGTGGGGAAGCCAGGAAGCTTTAGCCCGAGAGAAAAATGTGAGGAAAGAAGTGGAGAGAGAGTTCCAAGAGA ATATATTTCGGAACCAACAGTTGTTGAAGGAATACAAAGACTTCTGGGGAAACACGAAG CCTCGATCAGGCAAGAGGACGACTTTTCTGCAAGGGCCGGGGAAGGTGGTCATGGTCGCTATATGCAT CAATGGGCTGAACTTCTTCTTCAAGCTCCTGGCATGGGTCTACACCGGGTCGGCCAGCATGTTCTCCGAGGCCATCCACTCTCTGGCCGACACCTGCAACCAGGGTCTGCTCGCCTTGGGAATCAGCCAGTCGGTCCGCAACCCGGACGCCGTGCACCC gtatGGCTTCTCCAACATGCGCTACATCGCCTCCCTCATTAGCGGCGTGGGCATTTTTATGATGGGAGCAGGCCTCTCCTGGTACCACGGCATCATGGGATTGCTGCACCCGGAGCCCATTGAGTCATTGTTATGG GCTTACTGTATCCTGGCGGGCTCGCTGGTGTCTGAAGGAG cCACGCTGCTAGTTGCCATCAATGAGATAAAGAAGAGTGCCCTTCATCATGGACTGTCATTTTATGAATATG TGATGCAGAGTCGAGACCCCAGTACTAACGTGGTTCTGCTGGAGGACGCTGCTGCTGTGATAGGAGTCATCATGGCTGCTAGCTGCATGGGACTCACCTCACTCACAG GTAACCCGTACTACGACAGTTTGGGTTCTCTCTGTGTAGGCACACTGCTGGGCGCCGTCTCAGCCTTCCTCATCTACACCAACACAGAGGCCCTGCTGGGACGCTCCATACAGGCTGAACGTGTGCAGAGGCTCACAGAGTTCCTGGAGAACGACCCTGCTGTAAG AGCCATCCACGATGTAAAGGCCACTGACATGGGGCTGAGTAAAGTTCGCTTCAAGGCTGAAGTTGATTTTGATGGCCGAGTGGTGACACGGTCGTATctagaaaaacaagacattgaCCAAATCCTTCAt GACATTCAGCAAGTGAAGACGCCTGAGGAACTAGAGAACTTTATGCTgaaacacggggagaacatcATCGACACGCTGGGAGCTGAGGTGGACCGCTTGGAGAAAGAACTCAAG CAACGTAACCCAGATGTTCGTCACGTAGACTTGGAGATTCTATAA
- the gsr gene encoding glutathione reductase, mitochondrial isoform X1: protein MVLVRICRLFAPVSQRTQPPRWIEPLSRSFRRHTVAELRRSMASHPTAADSNTTRFDFLVIGGGSGGLAGARRASELGANTAVIESHKLGGTCVNVGCVPKKVMWNAAVHAEYLHDHSDYGFDVGNVRFSWETLKTKRDAYVSHLNRIYRNNLDKAKIQTILGHARFTDDPEPTVEVNGKKYTAPHILIATGGQPSVMSDAEVPGASLGITSDGFFELETLPKRSVIVGAGYIAVEMAGILSTLGSKTSLVIRQTGVLRNFDSLISSNCTKELQNSGIDLWKNTQVKSVSKTDRGLEVTLVTKDPEKKNDEEKISTIQEVDCLLWAIGRQPNTSGLNISGTGADTDERGHIIVDEFQNTSRPGIYAVGDVCGKALLTPVAIAAGRKLAHRLFEGKKDSKLDYSTIPTVVFSHPPIGTVGLTEDEAIKSWGKESVKIYKTSFNPMYHALTSRKSQCIMKLVCVGKEEKVVGLHMQGLGCDEMLQGFAVAIKMGATKADFDKTIAIHPTSSEEFVTMR, encoded by the exons ATGGTGTTGGTGAGGATCTGCAGACTGTTTGCTCCTGTGTCACAGAG GACGCAGCCTCCCCGCTGGATTGAGCCGCTCTCTCGGTCTTTTCGCAGACACACAGTCGCGGAGCTTCGCCGCAGCATGGCCTCACACCCGACAGCAGCGGACTCGAACACGACCCGCTTCGACTTCCTGGTGATCGGCGGCGGCTCCGGGGGTCTGGCCGGGGCTCGGAGGGCGTCGGAGCTCGGAGCGAACACCGCCGTGATCGAGAGTCACAAACTCGGAGGTACCTGC GTAAATGTTGGCTGTGTCCCAAAAAAG GTGATGTGGAATGCAGCGGTTCACGCCGAGTATCTCCACGACCACAGTGATTACGGCTTCGACGTTGGAAATGTTCGTTTCAGTTGGGA AACTCTTAAAACCAAAAGAGACGCTTATGTCAGTCACCTAAATCGCATTTATCGCAACAATCTCGACAAG GCTAAAATCCAAACTATTCTAGGTCACGCCAGGTTCACTGATGATCCTGAGCCGACTGTGGAGGTCAATGGAAAAAAGTACACAGCGCCGCACATCCTTATCGCCACTGGAGGGCAGCCTTCTGTTATGAGTGATGCTGAAGTTCCAG GGGCCAGTCTTGGCATCACCAGTGATGGCTTTTTTGAACTTGAAACTCTGCCAAA GCGCAGTGTGATTGTGGGCGCTGGTTATATCGCAGTGGAGATGGCGGGCATCCTTTCCACCCTGGGCTCCAAAACATCCCTCGTAATTCGACAAACAGGA GTTTTGAGGAACTTTGACAGCCTCATAAGCTCAAACTGCACCAAAGAGCTGCAGAACTCGGGGATAGATCTGTGGAAGAACACGCAGGTGAAGTCTGTGAGTAAAACGGATCGAGGTCTGGAGGTGACGCTCGTCACCAAAGACCCCGAGAAGAAGAATGACGAGGAGAAGATCAGTACCATCCAGGAGGTGGACTGTCTTCTCTGGGCCATCGGCAGGCAGCCAAACACGTCGGGACTGAACATCAGCGGGACG ggtGCGGACACAGACGAACGAGGCCACATCATTGTGGATGAGTTTCAGAACACCAGTCGACCCGGGATCTACGCTGTCGGAGACGTTTGTGGGAAAGCTCTGCTCACACCTG TTGCCATTGCTGCAGGCAGAAAGCTGGCACACAGACTGTTTGAGGGCAAGAAGGACTCCAAGCTGGACTACTCCACTATTCCCACAGTGGTGTTCAGCCACCCACCCATCGGCACCGTGGGCCTCACAGAAG ACGAGGCCATTAAATCTTGGGGGAAGGAGAGTGTGAAGATTTACAAGACTTCTTTCAATCCGATGTATCACGCCCTCACGAGCAGGAAGAGTCAGTGCATCATGAAGCTGGTGTGTGTCGGCAAAGAGGAGAAG GTGGTGGGTCTGCACATGCAGGGCCTGGGCTGTGATGAGATGCTGCAGGGCTTCGCTGTGGCCATCAAAATGGGTGCTACCAAAGCAGACTTTGACAAGACTATTGCGATTCACCCCACCTCGTCTGAGGAATTTGTCACGATGCgttaa
- the gsr gene encoding glutathione reductase, mitochondrial isoform X2: MVLVRICRLFAPVSQRHTVAELRRSMASHPTAADSNTTRFDFLVIGGGSGGLAGARRASELGANTAVIESHKLGGTCVNVGCVPKKVMWNAAVHAEYLHDHSDYGFDVGNVRFSWETLKTKRDAYVSHLNRIYRNNLDKAKIQTILGHARFTDDPEPTVEVNGKKYTAPHILIATGGQPSVMSDAEVPGASLGITSDGFFELETLPKRSVIVGAGYIAVEMAGILSTLGSKTSLVIRQTGVLRNFDSLISSNCTKELQNSGIDLWKNTQVKSVSKTDRGLEVTLVTKDPEKKNDEEKISTIQEVDCLLWAIGRQPNTSGLNISGTGADTDERGHIIVDEFQNTSRPGIYAVGDVCGKALLTPVAIAAGRKLAHRLFEGKKDSKLDYSTIPTVVFSHPPIGTVGLTEDEAIKSWGKESVKIYKTSFNPMYHALTSRKSQCIMKLVCVGKEEKVVGLHMQGLGCDEMLQGFAVAIKMGATKADFDKTIAIHPTSSEEFVTMR, encoded by the exons ATGGTGTTGGTGAGGATCTGCAGACTGTTTGCTCCTGTGTCACAGAG ACACACAGTCGCGGAGCTTCGCCGCAGCATGGCCTCACACCCGACAGCAGCGGACTCGAACACGACCCGCTTCGACTTCCTGGTGATCGGCGGCGGCTCCGGGGGTCTGGCCGGGGCTCGGAGGGCGTCGGAGCTCGGAGCGAACACCGCCGTGATCGAGAGTCACAAACTCGGAGGTACCTGC GTAAATGTTGGCTGTGTCCCAAAAAAG GTGATGTGGAATGCAGCGGTTCACGCCGAGTATCTCCACGACCACAGTGATTACGGCTTCGACGTTGGAAATGTTCGTTTCAGTTGGGA AACTCTTAAAACCAAAAGAGACGCTTATGTCAGTCACCTAAATCGCATTTATCGCAACAATCTCGACAAG GCTAAAATCCAAACTATTCTAGGTCACGCCAGGTTCACTGATGATCCTGAGCCGACTGTGGAGGTCAATGGAAAAAAGTACACAGCGCCGCACATCCTTATCGCCACTGGAGGGCAGCCTTCTGTTATGAGTGATGCTGAAGTTCCAG GGGCCAGTCTTGGCATCACCAGTGATGGCTTTTTTGAACTTGAAACTCTGCCAAA GCGCAGTGTGATTGTGGGCGCTGGTTATATCGCAGTGGAGATGGCGGGCATCCTTTCCACCCTGGGCTCCAAAACATCCCTCGTAATTCGACAAACAGGA GTTTTGAGGAACTTTGACAGCCTCATAAGCTCAAACTGCACCAAAGAGCTGCAGAACTCGGGGATAGATCTGTGGAAGAACACGCAGGTGAAGTCTGTGAGTAAAACGGATCGAGGTCTGGAGGTGACGCTCGTCACCAAAGACCCCGAGAAGAAGAATGACGAGGAGAAGATCAGTACCATCCAGGAGGTGGACTGTCTTCTCTGGGCCATCGGCAGGCAGCCAAACACGTCGGGACTGAACATCAGCGGGACG ggtGCGGACACAGACGAACGAGGCCACATCATTGTGGATGAGTTTCAGAACACCAGTCGACCCGGGATCTACGCTGTCGGAGACGTTTGTGGGAAAGCTCTGCTCACACCTG TTGCCATTGCTGCAGGCAGAAAGCTGGCACACAGACTGTTTGAGGGCAAGAAGGACTCCAAGCTGGACTACTCCACTATTCCCACAGTGGTGTTCAGCCACCCACCCATCGGCACCGTGGGCCTCACAGAAG ACGAGGCCATTAAATCTTGGGGGAAGGAGAGTGTGAAGATTTACAAGACTTCTTTCAATCCGATGTATCACGCCCTCACGAGCAGGAAGAGTCAGTGCATCATGAAGCTGGTGTGTGTCGGCAAAGAGGAGAAG GTGGTGGGTCTGCACATGCAGGGCCTGGGCTGTGATGAGATGCTGCAGGGCTTCGCTGTGGCCATCAAAATGGGTGCTACCAAAGCAGACTTTGACAAGACTATTGCGATTCACCCCACCTCGTCTGAGGAATTTGTCACGATGCgttaa